One Deinococcus roseus DNA window includes the following coding sequences:
- a CDS encoding nucleotide pyrophosphohydrolase — MDLSAVQKKQQAFIEERGWSEFQTPKNLVMALMVETAELQEIFQWLTPEESWQVRQSPQVLEHVGEEAADVLLYLLHLCGQLNIDLEAAVKDKMQKNALKYPLPAGPA; from the coding sequence GTGGATTTAAGCGCAGTACAGAAAAAACAGCAGGCTTTCATTGAAGAGCGCGGCTGGTCCGAATTCCAGACCCCCAAAAACCTGGTGATGGCCCTGATGGTGGAAACCGCCGAGCTGCAGGAAATTTTTCAGTGGCTCACCCCTGAAGAAAGCTGGCAGGTTCGCCAGAGTCCTCAGGTTCTGGAACATGTGGGAGAAGAAGCCGCTGATGTGCTGCTTTACCTGCTGCACCTGTGTGGCCAGTTGAACATTGACCTTGAAGCCGCCGTCAAGGACAAAATGCAAAAGAATGCCCTGAAGTATCCCCTTCCGGCAGGGCCCGCATGA
- a CDS encoding LapA family protein: MKVLQYIQVLLLLTLLGMILVVQLENPLEVRLPFISGGKTTISLGWFLLMTLGMGALYTFFLMLPPYLRSLWAIRSERVRSAEMQKQPAVPAAPLVSDAPDLAPLEGTREP, translated from the coding sequence ATGAAGGTCCTGCAATACATCCAGGTGCTGCTGCTGCTCACCCTTCTGGGCATGATTCTGGTGGTTCAACTGGAAAACCCGCTGGAGGTGCGCCTTCCTTTCATCTCTGGAGGCAAAACCACCATTTCACTGGGCTGGTTTCTCCTGATGACCCTGGGAATGGGGGCATTGTACACTTTCTTCCTGATGCTTCCTCCTTACCTGCGCAGCCTTTGGGCCATCCGTTCTGAGCGCGTTCGCAGTGCTGAAATGCAAAAACAGCCTGCTGTCCCTGCAGCCCCTCTGGTGTCTGATGCACCAGATCTGGCCCCTCTGGAAGGAACCCGTGAACCATGA
- the recJ gene encoding single-stranded-DNA-specific exonuclease RecJ has translation MKEAVWTLANPASLAELSALMEDFAISPLMAQVFHSRGLTREHLSPDLGLSPNPALHEAASRIIAAIQHKKRIRIHGDYDADGITASSVLVLGLKALGADVHAFIPHRLNEGYGMHPDKVPEHIDSCDLLVTVDCGVTNLEEVRRVLEAGKEVIVTDHHKPGAEFPDCLVVHPYLTPNYDHDLHNLTGAGVAYHLLWAIHQQLGKPDPVEYTDIATIGTIADVAPLIGENRALVIAGLKQMKNSIHAGIRAALKQNRIEQPSARDVAFILAPRINAAGRLGEAEIALEFLTTYSERRAQELGIYLDTRNKERKEIQDKMFQHALQIVNPEDPAIVVTHQDWHAGIMGIVASKLLETYYKPVFIIAQGKGSVRSTPGISAVDGLNFAKDLLKRYGGHSGAAGFAIYEENIPALQDRLHEFVNRYPVPVRQIKMDTLLPPNAARFSLLEEIQRFEPYGEGIRPPSFWVNGPLEESRQMGKEGKHYSFRAHGIRGKKWDFKGPRQGTPVDIAVALGSNTYQNKTTLEFDADAVRKQHPLDLVQQDRKVRVHRLSARSAFAELKAHPAHFAVYAENEGIPFLQKNCPEVRLLSVEENAPQILLMALPPLQVLQRWLQQAEVTFALGEKNLLSLLNAYQHGNEHLTQHPRAETLEELGVASFMDVPGTNVWASQSYRQEALEAYIKTALAQFFLSLSDAGFSTAVLQLFAAKQTPKQESLLSLS, from the coding sequence ATGAAAGAGGCCGTCTGGACGCTGGCCAATCCAGCCAGCCTTGCTGAACTGTCTGCCCTGATGGAAGATTTTGCCATCAGCCCCCTGATGGCGCAGGTTTTTCATTCCCGTGGACTGACCCGCGAGCACCTGTCTCCAGACCTGGGGCTGAGCCCCAATCCTGCCCTGCATGAAGCCGCAAGTCGAATCATTGCAGCCATTCAGCACAAAAAGCGCATCCGCATCCATGGAGACTATGATGCAGACGGCATCACCGCTTCCAGTGTGCTGGTGCTGGGTTTAAAAGCCCTGGGGGCAGATGTGCATGCCTTCATTCCCCACCGCCTGAACGAAGGCTACGGGATGCATCCTGACAAAGTCCCGGAGCACATTGATTCCTGTGATTTGCTGGTCACCGTGGACTGTGGGGTCACCAACCTGGAAGAGGTGCGGCGGGTCCTGGAAGCAGGCAAAGAGGTGATCGTCACAGACCACCACAAGCCTGGGGCTGAATTCCCAGACTGTCTGGTGGTGCACCCGTACCTGACCCCCAATTACGACCATGACCTGCACAACCTGACCGGAGCAGGCGTGGCTTACCATTTGTTGTGGGCCATCCACCAGCAACTGGGCAAACCGGATCCTGTGGAATACACAGACATCGCCACCATTGGCACCATTGCGGATGTGGCCCCCCTGATCGGGGAAAACCGTGCGCTGGTGATTGCTGGCCTGAAGCAAATGAAAAACAGCATTCATGCAGGCATCCGGGCTGCCCTCAAGCAGAACCGCATCGAGCAGCCCAGTGCCCGCGATGTGGCTTTCATTCTGGCCCCCCGCATCAATGCAGCAGGCCGTCTGGGTGAAGCAGAAATTGCCCTGGAGTTCCTGACCACCTACTCGGAAAGAAGGGCGCAGGAACTGGGCATTTACCTGGACACCCGCAACAAGGAGCGCAAGGAAATCCAGGACAAAATGTTCCAGCATGCCCTGCAGATTGTGAACCCCGAGGATCCCGCCATTGTGGTCACCCACCAGGACTGGCATGCAGGCATCATGGGCATTGTGGCCAGCAAACTGCTGGAAACCTACTACAAACCGGTGTTCATCATTGCGCAGGGCAAGGGCAGTGTGCGTTCCACCCCTGGCATCAGTGCCGTGGATGGCCTGAATTTTGCAAAAGACCTGCTGAAACGCTATGGGGGCCACTCTGGAGCCGCAGGTTTTGCCATTTACGAAGAGAACATCCCTGCGCTGCAGGACCGCCTGCATGAATTTGTGAACCGTTACCCGGTTCCGGTCAGGCAGATCAAGATGGACACCCTGCTGCCACCCAATGCTGCGCGTTTCAGCCTGCTGGAAGAAATCCAGCGTTTTGAACCTTACGGTGAAGGCATCCGCCCCCCCAGCTTCTGGGTGAACGGCCCTCTGGAAGAAAGCCGCCAGATGGGCAAAGAAGGCAAGCATTACAGCTTCAGGGCACACGGCATCCGGGGCAAAAAATGGGACTTCAAAGGACCCAGACAGGGCACCCCGGTGGACATTGCGGTGGCTCTGGGCAGCAACACCTACCAGAACAAAACCACCCTGGAATTTGATGCCGATGCTGTGCGCAAACAGCACCCTCTGGACCTGGTCCAGCAAGACCGCAAAGTGCGGGTTCACAGGCTTTCTGCCCGCTCAGCTTTTGCCGAACTGAAAGCCCATCCTGCCCACTTTGCTGTGTACGCAGAAAACGAGGGCATTCCATTTCTGCAGAAAAACTGCCCAGAAGTGCGTTTGCTCTCTGTGGAGGAAAATGCCCCTCAGATTCTGCTGATGGCCCTGCCTCCCCTGCAGGTGCTGCAACGCTGGCTGCAACAGGCTGAGGTGACTTTTGCTCTGGGCGAAAAGAATTTGCTGTCTTTGCTGAATGCTTACCAGCATGGCAACGAACACCTCACCCAGCATCCCCGTGCGGAGACACTGGAAGAACTCGGGGTGGCTTCTTTCATGGATGTGCCCGGAACCAACGTGTGGGCCAGCCAGAGTTACCGTCAAGAAGCCCTGGAGGCTTACATCAAAACCGCGCTGGCCCAGTTTTTCCTTTCCCTGAGCGATGCAGGTTTCAGCACTGCTGTGTTGCAGTTGTTTGCTGCAAAGCAAACCCCGAAGCAGGAATCCCTGCTGTCCCTTTCCTGA
- a CDS encoding dTDP-4-dehydrorhamnose 3,5-epimerase family protein, producing MQLDSNIAGLIVKDRQTVTSSGESVKKRIEGLHIMERPSNEDHRGELIEVFNPAWNFHPDPLVYVYSVVVRPQSVRGWVVHLEQEDRIFILSGTLRWAFYDAREGSPTQGMLNEFTFSAHHRVLFVIPSGVLHAVKNIGEGEATFINMPNKPYNHQDPDKYRLPMPNDLISFTF from the coding sequence ATGCAACTTGATTCCAACATCGCAGGGTTGATTGTCAAAGACAGGCAAACCGTCACTTCGTCAGGAGAGAGCGTCAAGAAGCGCATCGAAGGCCTGCACATCATGGAACGCCCTTCCAATGAAGACCACCGGGGAGAACTGATTGAGGTGTTCAATCCAGCCTGGAATTTTCATCCTGATCCGCTGGTGTATGTTTACTCTGTGGTGGTGCGTCCACAATCGGTGCGGGGGTGGGTGGTGCATCTGGAACAGGAAGACCGCATTTTCATTCTTTCTGGAACCCTCAGGTGGGCCTTTTATGATGCACGGGAAGGCTCTCCCACCCAGGGGATGCTCAATGAATTCACCTTCAGTGCACACCACCGGGTCTTGTTCGTGATTCCCAGTGGTGTTTTGCATGCCGTCAAGAACATTGGCGAGGGAGAAGCCACCTTCATCAACATGCCCAACAAACCCTACAACCACCAGGACCCTGACAAGTACCGCCTTCCCATGCCCAATGACCTCATCTCTTTCACGTTCTGA
- a CDS encoding glycosyltransferase family 2 protein, with protein MTSSLSRSEPTVTVIVATYNSATSLEFTLRSILNQTLQDFEVWVIGDACTDQTAAVVEGFGDTRLNFYNRTQNSGSQALPNNDGLERARGKYIAYLGHDDLWFPWHLSELVSALETQQADLVHAMCARLLPQGLQGIWGPPSTGKGYHLVHIPPSCILHLRGKLTWKAAEDALVGVDVDFLRRMSLSGHRIHFHPRLSVLKFPSGGWRAYDPRTPKPQQQHWKDLSDRPEALEHRILTEAAQVLSQHLNPLYPLPQLIRHLMRHLTYWLTLQGISENKLIHPLLKMHLNRTRKHKRKVRGLD; from the coding sequence ATGACCTCATCTCTTTCACGTTCTGAACCCACCGTCACGGTGATTGTGGCCACCTACAACAGTGCCACTTCACTGGAATTCACCCTGCGCAGCATCCTCAACCAGACCTTGCAGGATTTTGAGGTGTGGGTGATTGGGGATGCCTGCACCGATCAGACTGCAGCAGTGGTGGAAGGGTTTGGGGACACCCGTCTGAATTTTTACAACCGCACCCAAAATTCAGGAAGCCAGGCCCTGCCCAACAACGATGGTCTGGAGCGGGCCAGAGGAAAATACATTGCCTATCTGGGCCATGACGATTTGTGGTTTCCCTGGCACCTCTCAGAACTGGTGTCCGCACTGGAAACCCAGCAGGCAGATCTGGTGCATGCCATGTGTGCCCGCCTGTTGCCCCAGGGACTGCAGGGCATCTGGGGACCACCCAGCACTGGAAAGGGATATCACCTGGTCCACATTCCTCCGTCTTGCATTCTGCACCTCAGGGGAAAACTCACCTGGAAAGCTGCAGAAGACGCGCTGGTGGGGGTGGATGTCGATTTTCTGCGGAGGATGAGCCTGTCAGGACACCGGATTCATTTTCATCCCCGGCTGTCGGTTTTGAAATTTCCCTCTGGTGGCTGGAGGGCTTATGACCCCAGAACCCCAAAACCCCAGCAACAGCACTGGAAAGACCTTTCTGATCGTCCTGAAGCGCTGGAACACCGCATCCTTACCGAGGCAGCCCAGGTGCTTTCCCAGCACCTGAATCCCCTGTATCCCCTTCCCCAACTCATTCGGCACCTGATGCGGCACCTGACCTACTGGCTGACCCTACAGGGCATCAGTGAAAACAAGCTGATTCACCCTCTGTTGAAGATGCACTTGAACCGAACACGCAAACACAAGCGAAAAGTGCGGGGGCTGGATTGA
- a CDS encoding ABC-F family ATP-binding cassette domain-containing protein: MLVQLNNILKYYGQQTVLEDLNFALHAGERVALVGRNGSGKSTVLKLITGEEDPTFGDVRRAQGTTIGMLRQDPDFDPEDTIHSVLDSAFHELDGLEEQLEHLQSKLGGATEQDFQAYHDLLEHYQLRGGYERRSRRDAVLLNFGFRGREFERVGSLSGGEKTRLGLAKLLVSNPEVLLLDEPTNHLDIKMLEWLEGFLSRYAGAILVVSHDRAFLDNVTSKTAYIRDRNLKVYTGNYSHFKQQLEAELEHQLKVFEAQQRKIDAFKDSVELNRVWARKNSQLFKRVHAMEKRLERMQAAQVDAPPPDEEVTEVSFKCSDSGEVVLDARHLSKNFAGRQLFKDVNVHIRKGEKIALIGMNGAGKSTFLKALLGLLNSDDSRSTVKSGARVRVGYYDQQLRGVDPESTLYDEVRALVEKDQEAHNLLGAYMFPYDAQTKQVKNLSGGERARLALLKLSLQQYNFLVLDEPTNHLDMEMVESLEEALKEYPGTLLMVSHDRRFIENLSDQIWLLEDGQYYSYPGGYQYYRQKHVVSQKTEEVKVKVKRERSGPSLWHLKRKLEQTEQDIHDTESKQQKAAEALDQANPDADFAMLGKALADLEHQLLQLMDQWENLSTQIAELEA; this comes from the coding sequence GTGTTAGTCCAGTTGAACAACATCCTGAAATATTACGGTCAGCAGACCGTGCTTGAAGATCTGAATTTTGCCCTGCATGCCGGAGAACGGGTGGCCCTGGTGGGTCGCAACGGTTCAGGGAAGAGCACCGTCCTGAAACTCATCACCGGAGAAGAAGACCCCACCTTTGGCGACGTCAGGCGTGCCCAGGGCACCACCATCGGCATGCTCAGACAGGACCCGGATTTTGATCCTGAAGACACCATCCACAGCGTGCTCGATTCTGCATTTCATGAACTGGACGGCCTGGAAGAACAGCTGGAACACCTGCAGTCAAAGCTGGGAGGGGCGACTGAGCAGGACTTCCAGGCCTACCATGACCTGCTGGAACACTACCAGCTCAGGGGCGGTTATGAACGCCGTTCCCGCAGGGACGCGGTCCTGCTGAACTTCGGCTTTCGAGGACGGGAATTTGAAAGGGTGGGCAGCCTTTCGGGCGGAGAAAAAACCCGACTGGGCCTGGCAAAACTCCTGGTCAGCAACCCGGAAGTGCTGCTGCTGGACGAGCCCACCAACCACCTGGACATCAAAATGCTGGAATGGCTGGAAGGCTTCCTGAGCCGTTATGCTGGAGCCATCCTGGTGGTGTCCCACGACCGGGCTTTTCTGGACAATGTGACCAGCAAGACCGCCTACATCCGGGACCGCAACCTGAAGGTGTACACCGGGAACTATTCCCACTTCAAACAGCAACTCGAAGCAGAACTGGAACACCAGTTGAAAGTCTTTGAGGCCCAGCAACGCAAAATTGATGCCTTCAAGGACTCTGTGGAACTCAACCGGGTGTGGGCCAGAAAAAACAGCCAGCTGTTCAAGCGGGTGCATGCCATGGAAAAACGCCTGGAACGCATGCAGGCCGCCCAGGTGGATGCTCCCCCTCCCGATGAAGAAGTCACCGAAGTCAGTTTCAAGTGCTCTGACTCTGGAGAAGTGGTGCTTGATGCCCGCCACCTGTCCAAGAATTTCGCAGGACGGCAGCTGTTCAAAGATGTGAATGTCCACATTCGAAAAGGAGAAAAAATAGCCCTGATTGGCATGAACGGGGCAGGGAAGAGCACCTTTCTGAAGGCTTTGCTGGGCCTGCTGAATTCTGATGATTCCCGCAGCACAGTCAAAAGCGGAGCAAGGGTAAGGGTGGGATACTACGACCAGCAACTCAGGGGTGTGGACCCTGAAAGCACCCTCTACGACGAAGTGCGTGCCCTGGTGGAAAAAGACCAGGAGGCCCACAACCTGCTGGGGGCATACATGTTTCCCTACGATGCCCAGACCAAGCAGGTCAAAAACCTCTCGGGAGGAGAACGGGCCAGACTGGCCCTGCTGAAACTCTCCCTGCAGCAGTACAACTTTCTGGTGCTGGACGAGCCCACCAACCACCTGGACATGGAAATGGTGGAAAGCCTGGAAGAAGCCCTCAAAGAGTATCCAGGCACCCTGCTGATGGTCTCCCACGACAGGCGTTTCATAGAAAACCTCTCAGACCAGATCTGGCTGCTGGAAGACGGCCAGTATTACAGTTATCCCGGAGGTTACCAGTATTACCGGCAAAAACATGTGGTCAGCCAGAAAACCGAAGAGGTCAAGGTCAAGGTGAAACGGGAACGTTCAGGTCCCAGCCTCTGGCACCTGAAGCGCAAACTGGAGCAGACCGAACAGGACATCCACGACACCGAAAGCAAACAGCAAAAAGCTGCAGAAGCCCTCGATCAGGCCAACCCTGACGCTGATTTTGCCATGCTGGGCAAAGCACTGGCCGATCTGGAACACCAGTTGCTGCAACTGATGGACCAGTGGGAAAACCTCAGCACCCAGATTGCAGAACTGGAAGCCTGA
- a CDS encoding copper homeostasis protein CutC, with protein MLAEVMIENATEVRTAQHLGAHSVLLARHVGRGGTSPDLKTLSEVREAVRIPLTVLVRPDHQGFSYEKERKDKLLSHLKAYRNADIERIALTVLDEDAVDVFFLEDILAFGFQITFQDFNNLKHPVQMVKMLGMYPRITRLVTRGNAVSSWEGREVIRDLVPAARHGLEVFAESTGLTHQSMADFVRNSGVAGVQFGAQCRDSSGRLDLVMIEQFIDILLHKSLKRF; from the coding sequence ATGCTCGCTGAGGTGATGATTGAAAATGCCACCGAGGTCCGTACAGCCCAGCACCTTGGTGCCCACAGCGTGCTGCTGGCCCGTCATGTGGGCCGGGGGGGAACCAGTCCAGACCTGAAAACCCTCTCTGAGGTGCGAGAAGCCGTGAGGATTCCTCTGACGGTGCTGGTGCGGCCAGACCACCAGGGCTTTTCTTACGAAAAAGAGCGCAAGGACAAGTTGCTCAGCCACCTCAAAGCTTACCGAAACGCAGACATTGAACGCATTGCCCTCACCGTGCTGGATGAAGATGCTGTGGATGTTTTCTTTCTGGAAGACATCCTGGCTTTTGGTTTCCAGATCACCTTTCAGGATTTCAACAACCTGAAGCATCCTGTGCAGATGGTGAAAATGCTGGGCATGTACCCCAGGATCACCCGTCTGGTCACCCGTGGGAATGCGGTTTCCAGCTGGGAGGGTCGGGAGGTCATCCGCGATCTGGTGCCTGCAGCACGCCACGGTCTGGAGGTTTTTGCAGAAAGCACAGGCCTGACCCACCAGTCCATGGCAGACTTTGTGCGCAATTCCGGGGTGGCCGGGGTGCAATTTGGAGCGCAATGTCGGGACAGCTCAGGCAGGCTGGATCTGGTGATGATCGAGCAGTTCATTGACATCCTGCTGCATAAATCCCTCAAGCGTTTTTGA
- a CDS encoding copper homeostasis protein CutC, giving the protein MIAEVIVENATEVRTAQNAGANRLLLARHIMQGGVSPDLKTIAEVLEASRVPVYALVRPDLKDYAYGLDRKPRIYKILDAYRRAGIQNISFGAIEGSMINWLLLEEAITYGFNITFNAAFDFTQELSVNYLLLSMYPRVERVTTRGQAVNIPDGQAEVKKLVSLNKPHLRVMVEASGFTYENLPAFLQETGVKEIQFGRTVRDEHGKLNPITLAQYVSIMNGKPIQKEKRGLHSGFDISSDVSRYRR; this is encoded by the coding sequence ATGATCGCTGAGGTCATTGTAGAAAATGCCACTGAAGTCAGAACCGCGCAAAACGCTGGAGCCAATCGCCTTCTCCTGGCGCGCCATATCATGCAAGGTGGTGTCAGCCCCGACCTGAAAACCATAGCAGAAGTGCTTGAAGCCTCCCGGGTTCCGGTGTACGCACTGGTCCGCCCGGACCTCAAAGACTATGCCTATGGCCTGGACCGCAAGCCTCGGATCTACAAAATTCTGGACGCCTACCGCAGGGCGGGCATTCAGAACATCTCTTTTGGGGCCATCGAAGGATCCATGATCAACTGGCTTTTGCTGGAAGAAGCGATCACTTATGGTTTCAACATCACCTTCAACGCGGCCTTCGATTTCACCCAGGAACTCAGCGTGAACTACCTGCTGCTCAGCATGTACCCCAGGGTCGAACGGGTCACCACCCGGGGCCAGGCCGTCAACATCCCCGATGGTCAGGCCGAAGTGAAAAAACTGGTGTCCCTCAACAAACCCCACCTCAGGGTGATGGTGGAAGCCAGCGGTTTCACTTACGAAAACCTCCCTGCCTTTCTGCAGGAAACCGGCGTCAAAGAAATCCAGTTTGGCAGAACCGTCAGGGACGAGCACGGCAAACTCAATCCCATCACCCTCGCACAGTATGTTTCCATCATGAATGGCAAACCCATACAGAAGGAAAAGCGCGGTTTGCACAGCGGGTTTGACATCTCCTCTGATGTTTCACGTTACCGCAGGTAA
- a CDS encoding NADH-quinone oxidoreductase subunit N: MTLQMPDINFTAMLPITIILITAVLATILGFFTTRRNIAMLGITGQVLTLGSLFFLWDQNLTSFAGALQLSNVSLVFAGIILIGSILSQLTSLDHASRSNLNFPEFDIILLYGISGTLLIAFSGDLIVMLIGLEVMSLSTYVLATLQESKRSEEAGMKYFLLGSVASAILIYGIALIFGATGSFGYDSIRQAIASNTFQNEILLLTGSFLLLAGFSFKVAMAPFHQWTPDVYAGSPTIVTQFMSIVVKTAAFAGLISVFLKALPGADWILPAQVILALTMIGGNMAALRQAEIKRALAYSAIAHSGYLGLALLANPELGIPALLYHLLGYTFANAGAFAVVAMLQQDDRGILIPKMRGLYYRKPLHAISLAIFLLSLAGIPPFAGFVAKLVLFGAAFQSGYIAMTVIAIVTSMIAFVYYLRPAVLMFMPAEEAQTLEDRPFPNSTLTVLASVAATVVLGVLPNWVLSLFDNPIVQQAMK; this comes from the coding sequence ATGACCCTGCAAATGCCTGACATCAACTTCACGGCCATGTTGCCCATCACCATCATCCTGATCACGGCAGTGCTGGCCACCATCCTGGGTTTTTTCACCACCCGCCGCAACATCGCCATGCTGGGCATCACCGGACAGGTGCTGACCCTGGGCAGTTTGTTCTTCCTGTGGGACCAGAACCTCACCAGTTTTGCGGGTGCCTTGCAGCTCAGCAACGTCAGCCTGGTGTTCGCGGGCATCATCCTGATTGGTTCAATCCTCAGCCAGCTCACCAGTCTGGACCATGCTTCCAGAAGCAACCTCAACTTTCCAGAGTTTGACATCATCCTGCTGTACGGCATTTCGGGCACCCTCCTGATTGCCTTCTCGGGAGACCTGATCGTGATGCTGATTGGTCTGGAAGTGATGTCCCTCTCCACTTACGTGCTCGCCACACTGCAAGAATCCAAGCGCAGTGAGGAAGCAGGCATGAAATACTTCCTGCTGGGCTCTGTGGCCAGTGCCATCCTGATTTACGGCATCGCCCTGATCTTCGGGGCCACGGGAAGCTTTGGCTATGACAGCATCCGTCAGGCCATTGCCTCCAACACCTTCCAGAACGAAATCCTGCTGCTGACCGGAAGCTTCCTGCTGCTGGCAGGATTCAGCTTCAAAGTGGCGATGGCCCCTTTCCACCAGTGGACCCCTGACGTGTACGCTGGAAGCCCCACCATCGTGACCCAGTTCATGAGCATTGTGGTCAAAACCGCAGCGTTCGCTGGACTGATCTCGGTGTTCCTGAAAGCCCTGCCTGGTGCAGACTGGATTTTGCCCGCCCAGGTCATCCTGGCCCTCACCATGATCGGGGGCAACATGGCTGCCCTGCGCCAGGCCGAGATCAAGCGCGCCCTGGCCTACTCTGCCATTGCCCACTCGGGTTACCTTGGGCTGGCTTTGCTGGCCAATCCTGAACTGGGGATTCCTGCCCTGCTGTACCATCTGCTGGGCTACACCTTTGCCAATGCTGGTGCGTTTGCAGTGGTGGCCATGCTGCAGCAAGATGACCGGGGCATCCTGATCCCCAAAATGCGCGGCCTGTACTACCGCAAGCCCCTGCATGCCATCTCGCTGGCGATCTTTTTGCTGTCGCTGGCAGGCATTCCGCCCTTCGCTGGCTTTGTGGCCAAACTGGTGCTCTTTGGAGCAGCCTTCCAGAGCGGTTACATTGCCATGACCGTGATTGCCATCGTCACCAGCATGATTGCTTTCGTGTACTACCTGCGTCCTGCCGTGCTGATGTTCATGCCTGCCGAGGAGGCCCAGACTCTGGAAGACCGTCCTTTCCCCAACAGCACCCTGACGGTGCTGGCCAGTGTGGCGGCCACGGTGGTGCTGGGGGTGCTGCCCAACTGGGTGCTGTCCCTCTTTGACAACCCCATCGTGCAGCAGGCCATGAAATAA
- a CDS encoding complex I subunit 4 family protein — translation MIHLLMYIPAMAALLLVFTPGATKKYLAIAGTLLAFIVNLLLWQQGGADTTTAPWVPTLGITYSVGLDGVSLLLTLVTSFMSLLCVLYAAFNVERPGPMLANVLLMESGLLGIFASRDLILFYIFFEATLIPALVMLAIYGGPRRVQALTKFAVYTIIGSLFMLLSMIGVKYYSGAASFALADLLAKPLDPKVQTWLLLGFVAAFSVKLPMFPLHGWLPEFHEENHNSGVPDVMGTLYKVGGYGVFRFALPLFPDASEELRIVLMALAAFTTLYAAWIAFQQVNWKRLLAYAGLSHMGLVALGVFSMNEIATTGALYLLAFQGVYMGALFLAVGMVNSRTGSVGTHFGGLMDDAPVLSGLTMTLWFAAIAVPGLAGFIGEFSVMLGAYQVSPWLAFLAGLSVIAAGAYALTAYQKTYWETKPQGTTLLKDISGLEGLILVSAVVVSLVYGIYSSPAIALIRPTVDRLLQGLGG, via the coding sequence ATGATTCACCTGCTGATGTACATCCCTGCCATGGCTGCACTGTTGCTGGTGTTCACTCCAGGAGCTACCAAGAAATACCTTGCCATTGCTGGCACCCTGCTGGCTTTCATCGTCAACCTGCTGCTGTGGCAACAGGGGGGTGCAGACACCACCACCGCCCCCTGGGTGCCCACCCTGGGCATCACCTACAGTGTGGGACTGGATGGGGTGAGCCTGCTGCTCACGCTGGTCACCTCCTTCATGAGCCTGCTGTGCGTGCTGTACGCCGCCTTCAATGTGGAAAGACCCGGCCCCATGCTGGCCAACGTGCTCCTGATGGAGTCCGGTCTGCTGGGCATCTTCGCTTCCCGCGACCTGATCCTCTTTTACATCTTCTTTGAAGCCACCCTGATTCCTGCCCTGGTGATGCTGGCCATTTATGGCGGTCCCAGACGGGTGCAGGCCCTCACCAAATTTGCGGTGTACACCATCATCGGTTCGCTCTTCATGCTGCTGAGCATGATTGGGGTCAAATACTACTCTGGCGCTGCAAGCTTTGCTCTGGCAGACCTGCTGGCCAAACCCTTAGATCCCAAAGTGCAAACCTGGCTGTTGCTGGGCTTTGTGGCTGCTTTCAGCGTGAAGCTCCCCATGTTCCCCCTGCACGGCTGGCTCCCCGAATTCCACGAGGAAAACCACAACTCTGGTGTGCCAGACGTGATGGGTACGCTTTACAAAGTGGGTGGATATGGGGTGTTCCGTTTCGCACTGCCCCTCTTTCCAGATGCCAGTGAAGAGCTGCGCATCGTGCTGATGGCCCTCGCTGCCTTCACCACCCTCTACGCTGCCTGGATTGCTTTCCAGCAGGTCAACTGGAAACGCCTGCTGGCCTACGCGGGCCTCAGCCACATGGGTCTGGTGGCCCTGGGTGTGTTCAGCATGAATGAGATTGCCACCACGGGCGCACTGTACCTGCTGGCCTTTCAGGGGGTTTACATGGGTGCACTGTTCCTGGCTGTGGGCATGGTCAATTCCCGTACCGGCAGCGTGGGCACCCACTTCGGGGGCCTGATGGACGATGCTCCTGTGCTTTCTGGCCTGACCATGACCCTGTGGTTTGCAGCCATTGCGGTACCCGGACTGGCCGGGTTCATCGGAGAATTCAGTGTGATGCTGGGCGCGTATCAGGTCAGCCCCTGGCTGGCTTTCCTGGCAGGCCTCAGCGTGATTGCTGCGGGTGCCTACGCCCTCACCGCTTACCAGAAGACCTACTGGGAAACCAAACCCCAGGGAACCACCCTGCTGAAAGACATTTCTGGTCTCGAAGGCCTGATTCTGGTCAGTGCGGTGGTGGTCAGTCTGGTGTATGGGATTTACAGTTCTCCTGCCATCGCCCTGATCCGCCCCACAGTGGACCGTCTGCTGCAAGGACTGGGAGGTTAA